Part of the Rhodothermales bacterium genome is shown below.
CTGCCCGGCGCCTTCAGCTCCACGTGAACTGCAAACGCACCTTCGACATGGACGTCGAACGTTGTGCGTAGCCCGACGGACTCAATATTAGCAGCCCGGACCGTTGCTCCCGGTGAAAACCCGTACGTCACAATGCGACGATCTATGCGCTCTACTACGGACTGCACATTCTCGTCGTCAATACACAGAATGACGGCTCCGAAGAACGGCGTACTATTCGCAAACTGAACGAACGCGTTCTTTATGTCATCCAGATCGGTGTAGATATCCAGGTGCTCCACGTCGATCGAGGTAATGACCGCAATCGAGGGTGTGAGCCGCAGGAAGGCGCGATCATACTCGTCGGCTTCGATCACGATCACGTCTCCCTCTCCTGCCACAGCATTCGAGCCGAAGACCGCGACCTTGCCGCCAACGATAATCGTCGGGTCGAATCCCCCGTGCCCAACGACCATCCCGGCCATGGTTGTCGTCGTGGTCTTCCCGTGCGTTCCCGCGATGGCGACCCCGTATTTGGTGCGCATCAACTCGCCCAGCATGTCCGCACGCTTGATGATCGGTATGTGCCTGCGGCGAGCTTCCAGGGTCTCCGGATTTATGCCAGCGTCTACCGCGGACGAATGCACTACAACATCGACGTCTCCGACGTGTCCCGCGTCGTGGCCCCTGTAGATCGTTGCTCCAAGTGTTTCGAGGTGCTCAGTAGTTTCTCCGGGTTGGAGGTCGGATCCGCTTACCACATATCCTCGAGACAGCAGCACTTCGGCGATCGAACTCATTCCGATGCCACCGATCCCGACCATGTGAACACGGCGGGTTCGCCCGAACGCCGGTTGTCGTCGAACTTCAACCATGGACTGCCCCCGCGTACAGGTCATTGGCTTCGAAGGCACCGGCGAGTCGCAGCACGGCTTGTGCGATTTCGGTCGCCGCTTCCGGCCTGGCAAGCTGAGCCGCCGCCGCTCCCATCGTATGAAGCAAGTCCTGATCCGTGATCAATGTGTCGATTGTCTCGACAAGAAGATTCGTCATATCCGACTCTTTCAAGAGTGCAGCGGCATTCGCTGACACAAGACTCTCTGCATTTCGCGTCTGATGGTCTTCTGCGACGTTCGGCGATGGCACAAGGATCGAGGGCGTGCCCGTCATCATGAGTTCGCTGCACGTGCTGGCACCTGCTCGCGCCACCACGAGATCGCTGGCCGCATAGGCCAGATCCATCCGATCGATGTAGCGTCGCAGCCGAATCCTTTCGTTGTTGCCGATGGTCTGCACTACTCGATCGTAGTAGCGAGGTCCCGTCTGCCATAGCAGGAATCTATTCTCGCGGGCGATAGCCGGTGCGAGATCAACCAGCACGCGATTGAATGCTTCGCTTCCGAGTGACCCGCCGAACACAAACACAAGTTGCGCCTCAGATGGGACGTCGTAGAAAGCTCTTCCCTCAGATCGATCCGCGCCGTGCAACTCGCTTCGCGTTGGATTGCCCGTCATATGACAGCGTTCCTTCGGGAAGAATTTCACCGCCTCTGGAAACGCGAGATGAATCTCGTCCGCCCAGCGTCCTACGAGCCGATTCGTTACACCCGCGTACGCGTTCTGCTCCTGAACAACAACCCTTCTTTTCAAGGCAGCTGCCGCAGCCAATACGGGTCCGGCGACATAGCCTCCGGTGCCAACGGCCACGTCTGGGTCGAAGGCGCGCACGAGCGAGAGACTCTGCAGAAAGCCGCGGATGGCCTTGAACGGTGTCCCGAGGTTTTGAACGATCCGACCACGCTGAAAACCCGCGACTGTGATCGGTGAGATCTCGTAGCCTGCCTTCGGCACGGCGTCCCATTCCATCTTGTCGCGCGTGCCGGCAAAGACGATCGCCGACAACGGATTCAATCGACGAATCTCGTCCGCTACCGCAATGGCTGGATAGACGTGTCCGCCCGTCCCGCCGGCAGCAAAAAGAATCCTTGGCCGATCTCCGTCACGCATCCTGTCGTATCGCCTTGTCGTCTATTTGTCTGGAGATATTCAGCAAGATCCCGACCATCAGTCCGGCGGCCAGCATCGACGTGCCACCGTATGAAACAAAGGGCATCGGGAGCCCTGTTACCGGTAACAATCCGGCGGCCACTCCCGCGTGTATGAAACCGTAAAGGGCCAACATCGTCGCCATGCCCACAGCGACAAAGAGGCCGAGCGGGTCGACCGCATGCCGAGCAACTCTCAACAGTGCGCGGGCGAGGAAGACGACGAACAGCGCCAGCAATGCCAGCGCCCCGATGATGCCGTATTCCTCTGCGATAATCGCAAAGATGAAATCGTTGTAGGGAGCCGGTAGAAAGTCACGCTGTACGCTCTTCCCTGGACCAACACCCGTCAGTCCGCCCATCGCAAAGGCAATCCTCGCCTGCTGTGCCTGGTATCCTTCGTCCTGGGCGTCGAAGACCTGTTCGGATGTCGTGTTCGGAAAGATCTTCAGTCCGAGATACGCCTCAACCCGGGCTGCGCGGTGAGGTGAGGCAAGTAGCAGTCCCCCGGCCAGTACAAGCCCGAGGAGTGCCGTGCCGGTGATGTGCAGCGTGCTTATTCTGGCGACGAAGCACATGGTCAGCGTCGCGACGAGTAGGAGGACCGCCGACGAGAGATCCTCAATTCCAATGAGCACGACCGTCGCCATGATCCAGACGAGAATCGGAAGGAAACTGCGGCTGAAGTCCTTTATGTATTCCTGTTTGCGCGCCAACATGACGGCCACATACAGAACAAGCGCAACTTTGGCGAGGTCCGACGGCTGGAAACCGAATGCACCCACGTCAAGCCACCGTCTTGCTCCGCCCTGCACCGTCCCGATCACTTGTACCGCGATGAGCAGTCCGATCGAAAACACGAGCGCGAGCTTTGAGAGGCGGGCCAACTTGCGATAGTCTATGAGACTGACGACGCCCATCACTCCAAGCGCAACGACCACACGAGTCACGTGTCGCAGCAGGAATCGCTCCGTGTCGCCGCCCGACTTAGTGGCGGCGAGAAAACCGACGGCACTGTACACGGCGACAATACCGAATGCCGCCAGGCCCAGGATCACCCAGACCAGGTACTTGTCCGCCGGCCGGAGTGACGCCAGGAATCGAGTCACGGCAGGTGGTGTCTTTGATATCTCCATCTTGGGGGGATCCTCTCTCCGGTTTCTCCTCTATAGCTCTTCCACGATCCTGCGGAACGTCTCTCCACGATCCATATAGTCGTCGAACATGTCGAAGGACGCGCACGCCGGACTGAGCAGGACGACATCTCCGGGCTGTGCAAGAGCCTGGGCGAATTCGACCGCCTGTTCCAGTGAGTCGGCGCCGACTGATTCGGGAGCATGTTGTCCGAGTTCGCTCAGCACCTTTTCGGCGCTCTCACCGATGGCGACGACCGCCCTGACCTTTTTCTTGACGAGGTCGATCAGCGACGAGTAATCGTTGCCTTTGTCGCGACCTCCGGCGATCAGCACGACGGGTTCGTTGAACGATTCGAGCGCGTACCAGAGCGAGTTCACGTTCGTGGCTTTCGAGTCGTTTACGAACTTGAGGGTGGAGACCGTCCGGATGAGCTCAAGCCGGTGGGGTACGCCTTCGAAGGTCGCGAGGCTCTCCCGGACGATCTCACTTCTAATTTCTACTACTCTTGCTGCTACCGCCGCTGCCAGCGAATTGTAAAGATTATGTCGCCCTTTAAGAGCGACTTGCTTCACTTGCATCAGGCGTTCCTCCTCTCCATGCAGATTGATGATGATTGTCTCGTTCGCCACGAAGGCTCCACGGTCCGTGGGCCTCTCTAGCGAAAAGGGTAATGCGGTGACGCGGCTCCGTGTCGACGCTTGCTCGATGCCGGCCCGGACGAGCGGATCGTCTGCGTTGTAGACGACCGTATCGTGATCACGCTGGTTCTCCATGATCCGGTATTTGCTCCGTGCGTAGACCTGTAGATCGTTGTCGTACCGGTCCAGGTGGTCCGGTGTAATATTGAGCAGCAGACTTACCATTGGCCGAAAGCTCGTAATGTGATCCAGTTGAAAGCTGGACACTTCAAGAACCACCAGGTCATGCTCGAGCGCATCCTCGGCAATGGCCGAAAAGGCAAGTCCAATGTTGCCTGCAACGTGAACTCGTTTGCCCGCGCTCTTCAAAATGTGACCGAGCAGTGCGGTGGTCGTCGTCTTGCCGTTCGAGCCTGTCACGGCCAACACGGGAGCGCGACAAAACCACGAGGCGACTTCTATTTCTGAAACCACAGGGATGCCGCGTCGCGCTGCCTCCTCGACAAGAGGTGACGTTGATGGCACTCCGGGACTAATCACGATGAAATCCGCCTCCGAGGCTTTCGCGGTGTGCCCA
Proteins encoded:
- a CDS encoding UDP-N-acetylmuramoyl-L-alanine--D-glutamate ligase; protein product: MQSASTPQVPGSTITVVGAQRSGIAAALLLARNGADVFVTDRGPIDQSAVTEFQNAAIGYESAGHTAKASEADFIVISPGVPSTSPLVEEAARRGIPVVSEIEVASWFCRAPVLAVTGSNGKTTTTALLGHILKSAGKRVHVAGNIGLAFSAIAEDALEHDLVVLEVSSFQLDHITSFRPMVSLLLNITPDHLDRYDNDLQVYARSKYRIMENQRDHDTVVYNADDPLVRAGIEQASTRSRVTALPFSLERPTDRGAFVANETIIINLHGEEERLMQVKQVALKGRHNLYNSLAAAVAARVVEIRSEIVRESLATFEGVPHRLELIRTVSTLKFVNDSKATNVNSLWYALESFNEPVVLIAGGRDKGNDYSSLIDLVKKKVRAVVAIGESAEKVLSELGQHAPESVGADSLEQAVEFAQALAQPGDVVLLSPACASFDMFDDYMDRGETFRRIVEEL
- the murG gene encoding undecaprenyldiphospho-muramoylpentapeptide beta-N-acetylglucosaminyltransferase, which translates into the protein MRDGDRPRILFAAGGTGGHVYPAIAVADEIRRLNPLSAIVFAGTRDKMEWDAVPKAGYEISPITVAGFQRGRIVQNLGTPFKAIRGFLQSLSLVRAFDPDVAVGTGGYVAGPVLAAAAALKRRVVVQEQNAYAGVTNRLVGRWADEIHLAFPEAVKFFPKERCHMTGNPTRSELHGADRSEGRAFYDVPSEAQLVFVFGGSLGSEAFNRVLVDLAPAIARENRFLLWQTGPRYYDRVVQTIGNNERIRLRRYIDRMDLAYAASDLVVARAGASTCSELMMTGTPSILVPSPNVAEDHQTRNAESLVSANAAALLKESDMTNLLVETIDTLITDQDLLHTMGAAAAQLARPEAATEIAQAVLRLAGAFEANDLYAGAVHG
- a CDS encoding cell division protein FtsW, giving the protein MEISKTPPAVTRFLASLRPADKYLVWVILGLAAFGIVAVYSAVGFLAATKSGGDTERFLLRHVTRVVVALGVMGVVSLIDYRKLARLSKLALVFSIGLLIAVQVIGTVQGGARRWLDVGAFGFQPSDLAKVALVLYVAVMLARKQEYIKDFSRSFLPILVWIMATVVLIGIEDLSSAVLLLVATLTMCFVARISTLHITGTALLGLVLAGGLLLASPHRAARVEAYLGLKIFPNTTSEQVFDAQDEGYQAQQARIAFAMGGLTGVGPGKSVQRDFLPAPYNDFIFAIIAEEYGIIGALALLALFVVFLARALLRVARHAVDPLGLFVAVGMATMLALYGFIHAGVAAGLLPVTGLPMPFVSYGGTSMLAAGLMVGILLNISRQIDDKAIRQDA
- a CDS encoding UDP-N-acetylmuramate--L-alanine ligase; the encoded protein is MVEVRRQPAFGRTRRVHMVGIGGIGMSSIAEVLLSRGYVVSGSDLQPGETTEHLETLGATIYRGHDAGHVGDVDVVVHSSAVDAGINPETLEARRRHIPIIKRADMLGELMRTKYGVAIAGTHGKTTTTTMAGMVVGHGGFDPTIIVGGKVAVFGSNAVAGEGDVIVIEADEYDRAFLRLTPSIAVITSIDVEHLDIYTDLDDIKNAFVQFANSTPFFGAVILCIDDENVQSVVERIDRRIVTYGFSPGATVRAANIESVGLRTTFDVHVEGAFAVHVELKAPGRHNLLNALAAFTVGLELDIPVSRIAEALQAFEGVQRRFDILSTAADIVVVDDYAHHPAEVAATLRTASDAWPDRRIVAAFQPHLYSRTRDMREEFGRAFQDADVMFVTDIYGARETPIAGVSGRQLVDIATGLGHADISYVESVVALPEVLISRLRPGDAVILMGAGDIWRQSRVLVEALASRVQTTTNTT